In the Platichthys flesus chromosome 14, fPlaFle2.1, whole genome shotgun sequence genome, AAGACTTACCAAATCGTTCCTTGGACATAGTGTCATAACCTTCAGCAAGTTCTGAAAAGGAAAACTGAAATTAATAACGCACACAATTCTAATCACATCAGAGTAGAAGCTGAGGTTTGAATGAATGTGAGTGGAGGACTGTGTTCACCTGAGGGACTGTGAGGAAGGATTTGATCTCCAGCAGATCAGCAGTCAGGCTGCTGTCCTCTACCCGCACCAGACTCTTCTCATACAGCTCCTGTGTGACGCGAAACACACTTGATTCAAACTCACACTTCCAACACTGACAGCTGACGTCCTCCTACTCACTGTACAGGGGACGGAGTCTGTTGATACAGATAAATGTGGCCTACATTCTGTTTCCACCCTCAGTGGTAAAGGTCAAGGAACACCACATTTCTATCCACTTCTTTTCTATCCAGTGATTCTCTCTGATGCTGCGTGAGCGGTACAGCCTCGTGAGGCGGCTGGTGAGCCCACGTGttctaaaacacaaatacactgcTGTAGGATGTTACAAGACTTTATTAACCTCTGCcaaggttttctttttcatttcatctttcctttgtacatttgtttgtgagtctgttAGCAGGAATAAGCAAAAGCTATCAAGCCCATTTTCTTGAAACCTGGTGAAGGTCGGGTAAGAACCAAGAAATCATTCACTTTTGGGCCGGATTTCATTAAGGGGGCAGATCCATGACACTTTTTCAGTGTTCAACATTGCGAGACATCTTAATGAAAAACCAGGAATGTGTAGATTGCTAATATCTATGAACCGTGCAGATCCGGATGCATCTGATCTCAATACATGTACTCTATGTGCAAATAGTGATAATGTGGCCaatcagccttggtggaggtctgtgcTCTCTGAGTGCTCTGTCAGTTTGTAGATGTTACTTTCCTAAAACCTGGGAACCACATCCCGAAATTTCGCaagactgaaaagaaaaaacaacaaccctcaTCTTTGATTCAGTTTTTTCAGGTTGACTCACCAATCCTTTCTGAATCCTGGTCTCCTCAGTTCTgacaccaaaaaaaacataacaaatattcatgtgtatttatttagaagggACTTAAACATGTGTACTTAAGTCAGATTTAGCGATGCAGGCTAGTTTTCATCCACAGTCCCTGGCAGATTTATggttaagaaaaaaacatacacattttaATAGACTAAACAGAATCACAttgtaaatgttatatttaaaatcTGAGAAAATGGGTTGAGTCATTTCGATGTGTAAAGGAAAAATCATTCTAGAGAAATTCTCTGTGTAACTTTACTCCTGTGACCAGTTTTTGCTAAATTATGGCATTGTACTGATATAATGTAGTAATATGTCATAAAATAGATTATATTCACCTGGACAAGAGGAGGCAGATGTGTTCCATGTTGCACCGAAGAGAGAACACGGGACtggaaagacaaagagggagTTAGGAAACAATCCATCTATTCACAGAGTGTGAACTTTCATCTGTGTTGTCCCTGTTCAGCCAAGTCGGAAGAAACTAATACTTTCACCAACTTACCTGAAGACACAGGGGAAGGTATCTGCCGCCAGGTGATGGACGAACACCAGGTGAGAGAGGCTCGCCAAAGACTCTTTAGGAtaacacacctcctcctccaggaatCCCAGaacctgtttcctcctcagcagAGGCTGGTACACAAGGCTGGTTAGGGGCTCTCCGATAGCACTGAGGGTGttctgcacaaaacacacaagtgacCCATCGCAACATTTCAACTGAAGTGACAGATCAACGTCCACTCATTCCAGAGTATGATAGTAAATATGTTTGCGGTTCATGTGATGTTTTATACCATAATCTCTGAGGCAAATGTCCTGAGAGGAGACACCGGCAGAGTGTCAGGATCTTTGAGATGTGCCTCCAACAACGGGTGACCTAGACTCTTCATGCAGCtgcagagcagaaacacacgTTTACTTAACCAGGACACCATTATGATATCTATGCACCTTCTTATAATGTATTTTGAGATAATGTATTCTCTTTGAAAGTCTGAATtgtgaaacatttcaaatttctCCCTCACAACTTCAGAAGTTCCGTGCGCAGCTCCTCTTCTTTATCGATGTCTTGCCCGATCGTCAGCTTGTTCGTGCTCTCGCTCAGCTCGTCGTTCATCAGGTTCTGTTTGACCTCGAGGACAAAGGGTCTGACAAAGGCTGTCAGGTCGGTGCAGCAGCGGCAAAGCGAGAAGacgtcatcctcctcctgctccttggTGTGAGGTATAGGCAGTTTGGCCACCTGGTCCAgcacagaggacagggtcaTGCCCAGAGACGAGGCCTTGCGGTCGCCCAGGCACAGCAGCACTAAGAAgaagagaggtggaggtggtggaacCATGAAACGGATTCTGTACGAGTTTGATCGCATGAATATCAAAGTGTAGATCTAAAGAAATGTTTCCTACCTTTCTGTAGAGGGGTCAACAGCAGATGGAGACTTTCTGCAATGGTGACAGGGTCGtcctgctccagcagctccaaTAGACCAATCAGTAGCTCCTTGGGTCTGCAAGTCTGTTAAATCAAAGAGACTGTAAACTCAACACTCAAGACATTAAATGGCTCATATTTATCTCTTTTAATCGGTGTTTGTCAACGTTTTCGAAGCCTTTAATTAGCACGTAAATCTGCTACAATCAAAAACATGGATATCTTACTTTCTACAATATGTGACCATTACACATCTACACACTCATTGGTTTGGCGGTGTTTTAGATTGGATTATAATCTATATTTTGGACAGATCACTTTCACTACGGTGACACTGTGAGGAATCTATGGATCAGATAAGCAGACCTTCAGCAGGTGGTTGAAAATGGCGAGGCATTGAGGAAGGTTCCGGTTGTCTTTATTCAATAATACTTGAATAAGGGGAGGCAGCAGATTCCAGCCCATACATCTCACTATCTCCTACAGAAAGAAGGGTAAAAGAGTAATTTAGAGCTACACATTTAGAAACAAACACTGGTTCTGAAACGTTTAGCTGGGAGCAGCGTACCTGATTCTGTTCGTCCAGGACAATACTGAGGACCTGTGCAGTGTCTCCCTCCTCGATGCAGGTTCGCCCAGCAACAGTGAAGACGTTATGGTCCTCAGCGGTGTAGCTATCTTCAGGGAGTGCTtgctgtgaaaaaagaaaaagattccAAATCGATTATCCACAGTCACTTTTTAAGAAAAAAGCCAAATATTTACTGGTCCTAGCTGGTTTATATCGTTCCATATTAAAATACCTTGAAGGTTCTGGATTGTTGATGCAAGAGAAACATTCAGCACTATTTTCTGATATTTCATAAATATAACTCCTTCTCTGATGAAATAAACTGCAGCAGTCAGTGAAATATCAATTAAGACCTCAAGGTCAATTTAGGACCTTAAGTAGCTGTTCTGGAGCTACTAGAGAAAAATTAAGAATATAACGCTGCAATGAAATATTGTTAAGTCAACTACTGTTTCCAATCTCAGAATATGAATCAGATTTACATCGAAGTACCTCTTCCatatacaaggaatttgctttGGTGAATGACAAACatataaaatagataaaaaatacGCAATGAGGAAGAATGAAGACGGGAACCTAAAGTACaagataaataagtaaaaagcaatacaataaaatgaagaGTATAAAAAAAGCTAAAGATTGTGCAAAAGATGTGCAAGTAGTCAATGGCATGTGCATTAATGTAACACATAATATCCATAAGGGCGGGGTCAGTGTCAGAGGCGCTGAACTTTTCCATGAGTGCTGTATGCGTTTCTGCGTAAATGTTCTTTTaatgttgtgtatttaaaaatcACGGTTTTCTAATCTCGGCCATtcctgtttctatttcattCCTGAATGAATGGAGCAGGTTTTGCTCAGTGAACAAATGCATTCAGATCTCTTCTATCTCTTAAATGAAATGGCTCCACTGATTCAGGGTGACATGTGTAGAGTGAACCCTAGACAGATGGAGGGGTGTGTGCCGGTGGGTGGACGGATGAGTGTGTGGTGCACTCACACATCTCTGGACCACATCGCTGAGCTGCTCCAGAGCCATCCCTGCTGTCTCCATGTGTCTATCTTCACACAGCAATCctcctgaacaaacacacaaactacacatcAGAGTAAAATTACACACTCGATCGTTATCTAATGGCGGAATCAGCAGTAATATGTGTGGACGTATGAGTGAAGTTAGGATCCAGGTCAGATGAGCCTGAGTTTGTTCTACAGTATAaacacaggaggagatgaaagatgcTAGTTTCAAATAACCACCATTAGCTTCGCTGTTAGCATGGAAACAAAGCTCCGTCAGGCTAACATGATGAGCCAAACACAGTCGCTAACAGTAAATACTGTCATCACATATAATAATGTTTCACGCGACAACAGACACCCACCGACACAACCTGTCACAGACGAACCACCACGCTCACTCACTCCTGTGCTAACCGGTGCTAAGGGCTGGGTTGTCCCTTCGCGCTTTCCGTAGAGGGAAATAAACGTCACGGGTCAAAGTTGAAATCCTTCcgaaaaacagaaacatcatGGAGACGCAGCAGAGGAGGACATCTCACAAAACCTCCAAAAATGGTCTGTTTCTACTCATCAGTTTACCTTTCAAATGAATATTTAGCTTTATAATCACACAAGTCATGCTAACGCTAAATAAGTTTTAATATCGTCCCAAAGCTGTTCGTGTTGTAGCTTAAACACAAAGTGACTTGTTTTGAACATGTGAGCATTTCACTGTGTGGCAGGTGGAAAACGCGAGAAAGCGAGGACTGGTGAAGAAGAAGCAAGAAGGTGAGGAACCTCTTATTTCAAGCTAATGTTTCACCCGAGCTGCCTCAAGCTAACGCACTGCCTAATACACAATCCATTCAGATTGGAGTATAGTTGTAAACCTTTCAATTAATAATCTATATTCTAGAGATAACTGTCATAAAAGTAACCAATAAGTAATACTGTTCACTGTTTCAATGCATGTGATGTGTGTTGACGTCAGGAGGGAGGTAGTGACGGAGAAGCTGAGGCAGAGGCTGGACCTGGAGAGTCGAGCCCTGAAGGTGGTGGAGCGTCTCCTGGACGACAGTGTGGCTGAGGACTTCCTGGTTGACTGTGTACGTATCTCCCGAGTTCAGTAGTTCTCTATGAAGGAGGTCCAGGATTTATCCAAACACACATCGAACCCATAACCACCTGCCAGACGTGCCACCAGCTCCGAGACAGATTTCAGTGTCTCCATGTCCTGCAGGGTGATGTCTCTCATTCTGGGATTGAAGTCAAAGAAACAAGTTACAGTGATTTGAAATATGGTTCCCATGTTGTTTTATGTAGTGTCgttttatcttcatcttcagTTTTTCACTCTTCGACAGGTTCATCTTTAAAGTGACATAGTTGTGTTCTCTTTTCTTCACAGGCCAAATTCATCACTTCAGCTAATTACAAAGACGCTATAGAGGAGAGAGTGATTGTTAAACTCTGTGGTTATCCCATATGTCCAAATAAACTGGGCAAGGTAAGAGCCTTTGAATCAGTCTTTGTAATCCTAAtagattgtttgtgtttcatgcgttttaatatcttttttcTACTGTTCACTTAGATCCCAACTCAACGGTATAAAATTTGTACAAAGACCAATAAAGTATACGACATTACAGAGCGCAAGGTAAGTGCTGctaaatgtgtgtaaaatatATGTACACATCTCTAGGTTTGTGTTGATGACATGTGGTGACGTTCAAAGCATCGCGAGCCGGCCACACCACTTGACTGAGTCAGATAATGGTTCGCGGGTTTGGCGTGCAAATCGAAATATAAGGGGCAGCGAAACTCAATGGGTCCCCCCTTGTGTGAACTTGGGACTTTattgcatgtttgtttgcaaaaaaaaaaaaaaggactggaaaagttgtatatttaaaaaaaaatagataaatgttGTCTATATTTTACATGTTAAATTTTATCCCTAGTAACATAAGCACAGTCACATCACAACCCTCTGCccaatttgttttcactttcacttttgaCACCGCCATTGTATCATAAAGACAGACACCATATTAATGAGTTCATAATTTATGTATTGGCGTcacaaacattcattcat is a window encoding:
- the glmna gene encoding glomulin, FKBP associated protein a translates to METAGMALEQLSDVVQRCQALPEDSYTAEDHNVFTVAGRTCIEEGDTAQVLSIVLDEQNQEIVRCMGWNLLPPLIQVLLNKDNRNLPQCLAIFNHLLKTCRPKELLIGLLELLEQDDPVTIAESLHLLLTPLQKVLLCLGDRKASSLGMTLSSVLDQVAKLPIPHTKEQEEDDVFSLCRCCTDLTAFVRPFVLEVKQNLMNDELSESTNKLTIGQDIDKEEELRTELLKFCMKSLGHPLLEAHLKDPDTLPVSPLRTFASEIMNTLSAIGEPLTSLVYQPLLRRKQVLGFLEEEVCYPKESLASLSHLVFVHHLAADTFPCVFSPVFSLRCNMEHICLLLSRTEETRIQKGLELYEKSLVRVEDSSLTADLLEIKSFLTVPQNLLKVMTLCPRNDLRTKGLKVFQLSVDKFDTEAKYNFFQYMLKTSKHSGLEGYIIKNIKNQIEFALKPGNSNTWFQGAHLLPLLRKVFILPDGPETDLLQYLDRVMESLNLLRYLVIRDKVTENQTGIWTELYKLEDTFMKPLRVGVNMSRAHYERELHTTDTKKNRAKESSKFSLSVGDEKLPNVTSESQIQALHSALHTFDMIESVLVRIEELVDPVEKSVAS